Within the Eucalyptus grandis isolate ANBG69807.140 chromosome 1, ASM1654582v1, whole genome shotgun sequence genome, the region TCCGCCTTCTTGCTTGTttctatatagattttgtacgGAGAGACGTTTGATCTCCAAATCGTGGTTTTGCATCCTCGCGGATCTGAACTTGACGAACAGGGTCATTGTCCTGCGTGTTCTTGATCTTCCTGTACGTTGACCAGGGGTTTCTAGGATGGATATTGTCGAGCCCGCATTGCTGTTTATGTTGATGTAGTGCATTGGTTTTGCGAAATGTTGCGATTTCTAGATTGGATTGGTGTAACCGAGAAGCTTTCCAATCGCCCACTTTGGGTTCTTGTCGATAGCTTCTTGGCATCTTGGTTTGTTGGAACTTCGGTCACTCTGGCGGATGTTCAGTAAGCATTTCTGTGAGATGATTTTAAAGTTGCGTGTTTTAGTTGGCGCAATTTAGCTACGCTCTTAAACAATGTTTGACACGTTTTATCTATATGAGTGTTTCAGTTTCCATCTGTCTCGCAAGTCAGGTGAAAAAGGCTTGGCTTTAGACCGTTATGTTCGCAATCACCCAACTTCTGATCAgacattttctttcttatcaTCAGCTGCTAAAGAAAAGGGCGACAAGATGATGTCACGGTCTTATACCAATCTCGTGGATTTAGCTACAGGGAATTTCCCAGCGATGGGAAGGGAAAAGAAGCGGTTTCCACGGACAATGACTGTCCCAGGGAATATTGCGGAGCTTGATGATGACCAAGCATATAGCGTGACATCTGAAAACCCCTCTTCTGTTACTTCTGATCGGATGATTATAGTAGGTAACCAGCTTCCGCTGAAAGCAACACGAAGGCCAGATGACACGGGATGGAGCTTTAGTTGGAATGAGGATTCTTTGCTCCTGCAGCTTAAGGATGGTTTTGCAGATGATATGGAGGTTTTCTACGTCGGTTTGTTGAAAGTCAGTGTCGATCCAAGTGAGCAGGACGATGTTTCTCAGACACTGTTGGAAAAATTTAAATGTGTCCCCACGTTTCTTCCGTCTGATATCTTGTCAAAATTCTATGATGGCTTCTGCAAGAGGCAGTTGTGGCCACTCTTTCATTACATGTTGCCCTTCTCAGCAGAAAGAGGGGGCCATTTTGATCGGTCCTCATGGGAAGCTTACATTTCTGCAAATAAGTTGTTTGCTCAGAAAGTGGTTGAGGTGTTAAATCCTGATGATGATTACATCTGGATACATGACTACCATTTGATGGTGCTGCCAACATTCTTGAGAAGGCGATTCAACCGTGTAAGAATGGGTTTTTTCCTTCACAGCCCGTTCCCCTCGTCTGAGATCTATAGGACACTCCCCGTGAGGGACGAGATACTGAAGGCTTTACTTAACTCTGATGTGATTGGGTTTCACACCTTTGATTATGCACggcattttctttcttgttgcaGTAGGATGTTAGGTTTAGAGTACCAATCAAAGAGAGGTTACATAGGACTGGAGTACTATGGGAGGACTATTGGGATCAAGATTATGCCAGTTGGTGTTCATATGCGTCGTATGGAATCATTGATGAAGCAAGCAGAAGAGGAGCATGGGGTAGAGGAGCTGAGAGAGAAGTTTAATGGGAAAACAGTTTTGCTTGGTGTTGATGACCTGGATATTTTTAAAGGTGTCGACTTGAAAATTTTAGCAATGGAGCAGATGCTCAAGCAGCACCCAAAGTGGAAGGGAAAGGCAGTTCTGATCCAGATTGTTAATCCTGCAAGAGGGAGAGGAATAAACATAGATCAAGTAATGGctgaaatacaaaaaaattgcagaCGGATAAACAAGGAGTATGGCCAACCGGGTTATCAGCCAATCATCTTTATCAATAGGCCTGTTCTGGCGAGTGAAAGGGTTGCTTACTATAGCATTGCTGAGTGCGTTGTTGTCACAGCTTTAAGGGATGGAATGAACCTCACTCCTTATGAGTATGTCGCTTGCAGACAAGGATATTCTGATGCAGAGTCGTCTTTAAGTTTAGAAGGGCCTAAAAAGAGTATGTTGGTAATATCTGAATTTATTGGTTGCTCTCCATCGCTCAGTGGGGCAATTCGTGTCAATCCATGGAATGTTGAAGCCACTGCAGAGGCTATGAATGAGGCCATTGCAGCAAATGATTCTGAAAAGCAGTGGCGACATGAGAAGCATTATCGGTATGTTAGTAAGCATGATGTGGCTTACTGGTCCCGTAGCTTCTTGCAAGACATGGGGCGAATATGTGCTGAACATTTCAGGAAAAGATGCTGGGGGATTGGCTTTGGCTTTGGGTTCAGAGTTGTGGCACTTGATCCTAATTTCAGAAAGCTTTCAATAGCTACAATACTGTCAGATTACACCCGGGCAAAAGCTAGGGCCATATTGTTAGATTATGATGGCACAGTTAAGGCGCAGAGCTCTATTATGAACTCGCCAAGTAAAGACGTGGTATCAATTTTGAATACACTATGTGCTGACCCTAAGAATACAGTCTTTATTGTAAGTGGAAGAACCAAGGAAATCTTGAGCAAGTGGTTCTCTCCTTGTGAAAAGCTTGGTATTGCAGCAGAACATGGATACTTCCTGAGGTATGTTCCTTACCATCCTTCTGCTGTGTCCTTTCCCCTCTCAATTGTTACGAATTTACATGCAGAAACTTAGGTCCTCATTCTTGTCTTCTGTATATGTACCTGGATATAGTTTTATGTTTTGCTTCCAATGCACAGGTCCAGTATGTGACTTCACACTTTGGAAGTGCAAACTAACTTGCTGGATCTTAAGTATAAACCAGAATGCTGTTTTTGGTCAATTAACATGCCATATTTACCCAGTGGTGACTGCACTTTGTCGTTGAATTACCTACCCCTCCTTATCAATCCTTCATTGCATGATTAACGGGACAGATAGAACATTAGGAGTGTTAGTACCTGTAATCGGAAGGTACGA harbors:
- the LOC104441410 gene encoding probable alpha,alpha-trehalose-phosphate synthase [UDP-forming] 7 — translated: MMSRSYTNLVDLATGNFPAMGREKKRFPRTMTVPGNIAELDDDQAYSVTSENPSSVTSDRMIIVGNQLPLKATRRPDDTGWSFSWNEDSLLLQLKDGFADDMEVFYVGLLKVSVDPSEQDDVSQTLLEKFKCVPTFLPSDILSKFYDGFCKRQLWPLFHYMLPFSAERGGHFDRSSWEAYISANKLFAQKVVEVLNPDDDYIWIHDYHLMVLPTFLRRRFNRVRMGFFLHSPFPSSEIYRTLPVRDEILKALLNSDVIGFHTFDYARHFLSCCSRMLGLEYQSKRGYIGLEYYGRTIGIKIMPVGVHMRRMESLMKQAEEEHGVEELREKFNGKTVLLGVDDLDIFKGVDLKILAMEQMLKQHPKWKGKAVLIQIVNPARGRGINIDQVMAEIQKNCRRINKEYGQPGYQPIIFINRPVLASERVAYYSIAECVVVTALRDGMNLTPYEYVACRQGYSDAESSLSLEGPKKSMLVISEFIGCSPSLSGAIRVNPWNVEATAEAMNEAIAANDSEKQWRHEKHYRYVSKHDVAYWSRSFLQDMGRICAEHFRKRCWGIGFGFGFRVVALDPNFRKLSIATILSDYTRAKARAILLDYDGTVKAQSSIMNSPSKDVVSILNTLCADPKNTVFIVSGRTKEILSKWFSPCEKLGIAAEHGYFLRWSQKEEWQVCSQNSDFGWMHITEPVMQLYTEATDGSSIEAKESALVWQYRDADLGFGSSQAKEMLDHLESVLANEPVSVKSGHFIVEVKPQGATKGAVAEKVFTAMAENGKQADFVLCIGDDRSDEDMFEIISSAVSRDTLSSNTAVFACTVGQKPSKARYYLDDTSEVRNMLESLAEASDSSPTQEEEEQEGLRSPRRTR